The window ATGAAAAGCTGCTGCCCAGTTAGAGAAAATTGTGAAACGAAATGCAGTTGGAATGGAAAGTTGGTAGGATGGTGTTGTAATATGTGTGCGCCTTGTGTGTTGTTGTGTGCGTGCGGGTAGTTGCAGATCCCAAGGAGCCGGAGATCCAGATCGGGGCGCCGACGGACGTGAAGCACGTCGCGCACATCGGCTGGGACAACAACTCCGTCGCCAACCCCGCCTGGGTAAGCTCGCGCGGgcgccatttccatttccatttccatttccaccgTGAATCTCCAATTCTCCATCGTGACGCGCGGCTCCGGCCGGCCGATTTGGTTGCAGATGAACGAGTTCAAGTCGCAGCCGGGAGCGTCCGGGAGCGGCGGGCTGGAAggcgcgggggcgggggcgggggcggagcagcccggaggaggaggaggaggagggggaggggcgcccaAGGCGGAGCAGTCGGAGGCGAAGCCTCGGCGGACGAGAGGGAAGGGGTCGGGGAGCGGCGAGGGGAAGCGGGAAGGGCGGCGGACGGCGAAGGCGGAGGCCTCGGCGGAGGGCGGagagggggaggcggcggcgccgaaGCCGCGGCGGAGGAAGCCCAAGACGTCCGGGGGCGGCTCGGGGTCGGGGAGCCGGTCCAAGCCGGCATCGGGGGGTGCCGCGTCGGAGTCGTCCGCCGCGGAGGCGGAAGACGGGTGAAGCCGCGCGCTGCTCGCTGGTACGTACATACGGGGAGAAGAAGcttttttgaatttgaacttgttttTTGTTGGGCTTGCCGCGAGGCCTCGAGCGAGACATGGGCCTTTTTTGCTTGTATTTTTTTTTCTTTATAATGCTACGTTGTTTGTTTTGGGCCTGTGCTTGGAACCGACTGCTTttagaagtgtgtgtgtgtgtgtgtgtgtagatgTGGAAATGGGCCATCTGTAACGTGTGCTTAGCGTGTGTTATTATCCTTATTACTTACTTATCTGAGATGGAAATATATGACAGTTCACCTATATGTTTTTTTTGAGCAAAAAGTTCACCTATATTTGGGCGTATCTATAACTCGCTTATTGTGAGGTGCATTTCACGCTCACCTACAGCACAATGCGACATATGGGCCGGCGCAGCAAATGCACTCATGCGGTAGCGTCTCACATCTACCATTAATTTGCACGTGTACAAGTGTATCTAGTGTTGTTCGCTTCGTAAGATCATTGTCTATATGAGAAGTGGTTTGATGGTTAAGAATGCAGTGATACTTCCAACCCATTAGGAATCAAACCCTAGGTTTGACGCTTTGCTATCTCATAAAGGCGGACTATCGCTCAGCAAGGGTAACATTTCGGTCGATAGCAAGGCGCTAGCCGGCTCAGTCATTTGGAAGTGTTCATACGGATATGATGTATGTGCATTCATGAGGTGATTATAtgcatatagtttatgagcatatgTGTTTGTTCTGTATGTCTACAAAAAGATCCATAAGTATGTTTTCAACCGTCAATAtgcaagtcggttcgttttttttatttttttcactttTGTCT is drawn from Triticum dicoccoides isolate Atlit2015 ecotype Zavitan chromosome 6B, WEW_v2.0, whole genome shotgun sequence and contains these coding sequences:
- the LOC119320034 gene encoding CRIB domain-containing protein RIC7-like; its protein translation is MKGLLKGLRYISQIFDPKEPEIQIGAPTDVKHVAHIGWDNNSVANPAWMNEFKSQPGASGSGGLEGAGAGAGAEQPGGGGGGGGGAPKAEQSEAKPRRTRGKGSGSGEGKREGRRTAKAEASAEGGEGEAAAPKPRRRKPKTSGGGSGSGSRSKPASGGAASESSAAEAEDG